TACGAAGGCGAAGGTGAAGTGGAAACCATCGCCGATGGTAAAATCTGGCCGATCAAGGCCGGCGACATCTATATGCTCGACCAGCACGACGAGCACCTGCTGCGTGGCAAGGAACAGGGCATGACCGTGGCGTGTGTCTTCACGCCGGCGCTGACCGGCAAGGAAGTACACCGCGAAGACGGCTCCTACGCGCCGCCGGAAGAGTAAGCGTCGCTCGTGACACCATGATGCAGTATCTCGAAGACAGCCCAAGCGGGCTGTCTTTTTTATGGCCGGGTTCCTGTGACGTTTTAACCTTGCATGGGCAAGCAGATCTCTACACATCAGACCGGCATCTAATAGTTCGCATAATATATATTATGTTAAATCATATGGCAGTCATTGAGTAAAACCCTTAACATCATTGGACAACCGGACGCACTTCTTCATATTATCCCAGCTCTTGTTTGGTAAGGGACTTCCGATCTATGCGCACGAAACTGACCTGGCTGATGGCAGGCATGCCGCTACTGGTAGCCTGCGCTGCTCAACCGCCAGCGCCTCAAGAGCCCCCGCCGCTTGATGATGCCGCGTTCAACGCGCGCATCACAAAGCTCGAGTCCACGCTTTTAGAACAGTGTGACACCCAAGCGCTGGAGTCGCGCCAAACGAGCCAGTACGAAACGCTCAGATCCAACATGCATGAAGTGGGCAACCTACTGCGTGTCTTGCAAAAGGACGTGGCGACTATCGAGGCGCGCGGCGGCGAACCCCTCATCGTGCGTGAAGAGTGCGAAGCTCAGCCGGTACACAACGCCAAAACGGTGCTCGGGCGCAGCGAATGGGTCGGCTTTCCAGCGATCGGTACCTACCTCAAGGCGCGTATCGACTCCGGGGCCTCGACATCGTCGCTGTCGGCGTCCGATATCACGCGCTTCGAGCGTGACGGCGAAGACTGGGTACGCTTCAAGCTCGCGCTCAACGACGAAGACGTGGCGGTCGAGCGCGTTAAAGACGAATGGATCGAAGCGCCGATCCAGCGTCGCGTGCGCATCGTGCAGGCCTCCGGCGAAGAGTCGCGCCCGGTCATTTCGCTGTTGATGACGTTAGGGCCCATTCGCGAAAACGTCGAATTCACGCTCAACGACCGTACCCACCTGGATTTCCCGGTGCTGCTGGGACGGCGCTTCATGATGGATATTGCCACCATCGACGTCGCCCAAACCTACGTTCACGATCGGCCCGAATTCCCCGGCGGCGAACCTGCCGACCAGGCCGCTGACGATGAAGTCTCTGAAGATCAAGACGATACAGAAGAGTAGCCGCTCTACCTCCTAGAGCCACCGCTCTCCCCTGTCGTTTAATGCCGCAAGGAATCAACCTTCATGTCACGCTTGGCGTTTTATTTAATCGTGGGCTTTTTGCTGGTCGTGGGTATCGCGGCCAGTATTCATCGTCACGTTCAGTTCGAAATCCCCTGGACCCCCGGCGAGCAGCGCCAGGTGTGGGAGATCGAGGCGGTGATCACGTTCAACGCCCAGGATGGCCCGGTTCAGGTCGATTTGGCGCTGCCGTCGCATCAGGCGGGCTATCGTGTATTGACCGAAAACACAGCCTCATCGGGCTATGGCCTCGCCTATAGCGCCGACGAGCTGGGCCGCCAGGCGCAGTGGACCATCCGCAACGCCGCCGGTAGCCAGCAGCTTTACTACTCGGTGCAAATGCTGGTATCGCCCGAAGCGCGCGCGCCTATCCAGACGCCGCCCGGGCTATCGACGCCGACGCCCTGGGGGGCGCCCTACGATAGCGCCGCCGAGCAGATCATCGAGCGGGCCTGGGCGCGAAGCGCCGATAACGCCACATTTGCCCGCGAATTGATCCTCGATCTCAACGGCGAACGTCAGGCCGAGAACGCGCGGCTGCTGTTGAGCCAGGAGACGCCGACGGCGCTGATCGTACGGCTATTGAACCAGGCCGGTGTTCAGGCGCGGGAAATTAGCGGCCTCATGCTCGAGGACGCGCGCCGGCGCCAGTCGCTGACCAGCTGGATTCAGGTGTTCGACGAAACCGGCGAGCAGTGGACAGTGTTCAATCCAAGGACCGGTGAGCGTGGCCGCCCGGATAATCTGCTGCTATGGGAAACCGGCGGCCGCGCGGTGCTCGAGGTTCAGGGCGGCACCAATTCCCAGGTCAGCTTCTCGATGCTGACCCACAACCAACCGGCGTCGGCGGCGGTGCGTAACCACCGCTCGGACAGCACGCTCTTGAACTTCTCGATTCACAGCCTACCGCTGGAGGAGCAGGCGCTGTTCCAGACCATTTTGCTGATCCCCATCGGGGCGCTGGTGGTGGTGCTTTTGCGCGTCTTCATCGGGGTGAAAACCTCGGGTACTTTCATGCCGGTTCTGATCGCGCTGGCGTTCATTCAAACCACGCTTTTAACCGGCCTGATCGGCTTTCTGCTCATCGTCGCGGTGGGCCTGGTGATCCGAAACTACCTGTCGCACTTGAATTTGCTGCTGGTGGCGAGGGTGTCGGCGGTCATCATCACGGTCATCGCGATCATCGCCGCCTTCACCGTGCTCGCCTATCGCATGGGCCTCTCGGCGGGGCTCACCGTCACCTTCTTCCCGATGATCATTCTGGCCTGGACCATCGAGCGTATGTCGATTCTTTGGGAGGAAGAAGGCCCGAAGCAGGTGCTGATCCAGGGCGGTGGCAGTCTGGTGACCGCGGTGCTCGCGTATCTGGCCATGAACAACCCCTGGATTCGCCACATCACCTTCAACTTCCTCGGAGTGCAGTTGATTTTGATGGCGTTCATTTTGATGCTGGGTAACTACACCGGTTATCGCCTGCTCGAACTGCGCCGCTTCAAGCCGATTATTGATGACGAGAAGCCCTCATGAGCTGGTTCAAGGACTGGACCTGGCCTTCCAGGCTAAGAGACAAGGGCATCATCGGCATGAACCGGCGCAACATTCGCTACATCGGCCGCTACAATTCGCGCAAGCTCTACCCGCTGGTGGATGACAAGCTCAAGACCAAGCTTCTGGCCCAGCGCTATGACATCACCACGCCCGCGCTGATCGGCACGGTGAGCACCCAGTTCGGCGTCAAGCATATCGGCGCCATGCTCACCGGGCACAAGGGGTTTGTGATCAAGCCCGCCAAGGGCAGTGGCGGCAAGGGGATTCTGGTCATCGAAAACGTTGACGATGACAACGTCTTCATCAAACCCAGCGGCGCGCACTTGACCCTGGTCGACCTCGAGCGTCACGTGTCGAACATCCTTTCCGGGCTCTATTCGCTTGGTGGCTCGCCGGACGTCGCGGTGATCGAGACACTGATCAACTTCGATGAAAGCCTGATGGCTTACACCTACGAAGGCGTGCCGGACATTCGCGTCATCGTTTTCAAGGGCTACCCGGTGATGGCCATGATGCGCCTGTCCACCGCCGCCTCCGATGGCAAGGCCAACCTGCACCAGGGTGCAGTGGGCGTGGGGCTCAACATCGCCACCGGCGCGGCGCTCAGAGGCGTTCAGTTCGACCGCCCCTGCTACAGCCACCCGGATACCGGCCACGACCTGGCGAGCCTGGTCGTGCCACAGTGGGACACGCTCCTGAATTTGGCCGCCGGCTGCTATGAAATGACCGGCCTTGGCTATCTGGGCACCGACATGGTGCTCGACCGGGTACACGGCCCCATGCTGCTGGAGCTCAACGCCCGGCCCGGGCTTGCCATTCAGATGACCAACGGCGAAGGACTTCGCCGACGCCTCGATCTGATCGAACGCCAGCCCGAGGGCGTCAGCGCCAAGGAGCGCGTGGCGTTTGCCCAGCATCACTTCGCGCGCCAAAGTGAGCTCGTCAGCGCCCCTGACACAGAGACGGCGAGCGCGTAAACTAGGCTCACCATGTTGACCCGGTCGCTGATGATGAAAACCAATACGTTACTGCAGCAAGCCGAATCGCAATGCATCAATCGCGGCGTGCGCTTCACCCCGATTCGCAAGCGCGTGCTCGAAATGATCGCCGACAGCGGCGGTGGGCTGAAAGCCTACGACCTGCTCGACCAGCTCTCCAGCGAACACGCCGCCGCGCGTCCGCCGACGGTGTACCGCGCGCTCGAGTTTTTGATCACCGAAGGCTTCGTTCATCGCATCGAGTCTCAAAACGCCTACATCGCCTGCGCCTGCCCCGAGCATACCCACGGCTTTCAGCTGTTGATTTGTCGCCTTTGCGGTCACGTTGAAGAGCTGCACCTGGATGCCATCAGCGACGAGCTGGTGGGTCTTGCGCGAGAAAAAGGCTTCAACGTCGAGCGTCAGACCATCGAATTACAGGGCTACTGCGCTACCTGCCGGGAAAGCGGCCAGGCAAACGCCGCCGCCGACTGACCTTTTTCTTAGCGACCCTTCAAACGAGTATCCGTTATGTCCCGTTTCGACCCGCACGCCTCGCTTTTCAAGGCGCTCGAATCCGCCGGATGCGATGAGACGCTGCCGCCGACCCAAACGCTGTTGGACGCGGCCAGGTTCAATAGCGACGGCCTGATACCCGCCATCGCTCAGCAGCATGACAGCGGCGAAGTACTGATGATGGCCTGGATGAACCGCGAGGCGCTCGAAGAGACCCTCTCGACCCGCCGGGTCTGCTACTATTCCCGCTCGCGCGGCAAACTCTGGCGCAAGGGCGAAAGCTCCGGCCAGCAGCAGGCGCTGGTGTCCGCCGCGTTCGACTGCGACGCCGATACCGTGCTTTTGCAGGTAGACCAAACCGGTCCGGCGTGCCACACCGGCCGGCGCAGCTGCTTTTATATCGCCGTCGACTTTGAGAAAGCCGCCATCACCAGCGCGCCGCTCATCGACCCGGCCACGCTCTACGCCAAGCGCTAACGTGAACGCCTGGCGGGCGGTCAAGAAAGGGATCATCAAAACCCCTG
The window above is part of the Halomonas sp. GD1P12 genome. Proteins encoded here:
- a CDS encoding ATP-dependent zinc protease, which gives rise to MRTKLTWLMAGMPLLVACAAQPPAPQEPPPLDDAAFNARITKLESTLLEQCDTQALESRQTSQYETLRSNMHEVGNLLRVLQKDVATIEARGGEPLIVREECEAQPVHNAKTVLGRSEWVGFPAIGTYLKARIDSGASTSSLSASDITRFERDGEDWVRFKLALNDEDVAVERVKDEWIEAPIQRRVRIVQASGEESRPVISLLMTLGPIRENVEFTLNDRTHLDFPVLLGRRFMMDIATIDVAQTYVHDRPEFPGGEPADQAADDEVSEDQDDTEE
- a CDS encoding alpha-L-glutamate ligase-like protein, with translation MSWFKDWTWPSRLRDKGIIGMNRRNIRYIGRYNSRKLYPLVDDKLKTKLLAQRYDITTPALIGTVSTQFGVKHIGAMLTGHKGFVIKPAKGSGGKGILVIENVDDDNVFIKPSGAHLTLVDLERHVSNILSGLYSLGGSPDVAVIETLINFDESLMAYTYEGVPDIRVIVFKGYPVMAMMRLSTAASDGKANLHQGAVGVGLNIATGAALRGVQFDRPCYSHPDTGHDLASLVVPQWDTLLNLAAGCYEMTGLGYLGTDMVLDRVHGPMLLELNARPGLAIQMTNGEGLRRRLDLIERQPEGVSAKERVAFAQHHFARQSELVSAPDTETASA
- a CDS encoding ectoine synthase, with the translated sequence MIVRNLEEARKTDRLVTAENGNWDSTRLVLASDKAGFSFHITRIFPGTETHIHYKNHYEAVFCYEGEGEVETIADGKIWPIKAGDIYMLDQHDEHLLRGKEQGMTVACVFTPALTGKEVHREDGSYAPPEE
- a CDS encoding inactive transglutaminase family protein codes for the protein MSRLAFYLIVGFLLVVGIAASIHRHVQFEIPWTPGEQRQVWEIEAVITFNAQDGPVQVDLALPSHQAGYRVLTENTASSGYGLAYSADELGRQAQWTIRNAAGSQQLYYSVQMLVSPEARAPIQTPPGLSTPTPWGAPYDSAAEQIIERAWARSADNATFARELILDLNGERQAENARLLLSQETPTALIVRLLNQAGVQAREISGLMLEDARRRQSLTSWIQVFDETGEQWTVFNPRTGERGRPDNLLLWETGGRAVLEVQGGTNSQVSFSMLTHNQPASAAVRNHRSDSTLLNFSIHSLPLEEQALFQTILLIPIGALVVVLLRVFIGVKTSGTFMPVLIALAFIQTTLLTGLIGFLLIVAVGLVIRNYLSHLNLLLVARVSAVIITVIAIIAAFTVLAYRMGLSAGLTVTFFPMIILAWTIERMSILWEEEGPKQVLIQGGGSLVTAVLAYLAMNNPWIRHITFNFLGVQLILMAFILMLGNYTGYRLLELRRFKPIIDDEKPS
- a CDS encoding transcriptional repressor — translated: MMKTNTLLQQAESQCINRGVRFTPIRKRVLEMIADSGGGLKAYDLLDQLSSEHAAARPPTVYRALEFLITEGFVHRIESQNAYIACACPEHTHGFQLLICRLCGHVEELHLDAISDELVGLAREKGFNVERQTIELQGYCATCRESGQANAAAD
- the hisI gene encoding phosphoribosyl-AMP cyclohydrolase, producing MSRFDPHASLFKALESAGCDETLPPTQTLLDAARFNSDGLIPAIAQQHDSGEVLMMAWMNREALEETLSTRRVCYYSRSRGKLWRKGESSGQQQALVSAAFDCDADTVLLQVDQTGPACHTGRRSCFYIAVDFEKAAITSAPLIDPATLYAKR